One window of Mesoaciditoga lauensis cd-1655R = DSM 25116 genomic DNA carries:
- a CDS encoding YebC/PmpR family DNA-binding transcriptional regulator yields MSGHNKWANIKHRKAAQDSKRSAEFTKVIRELTVAARTGGGDPNMNPRLRTAIDKARQVNMPKDTIERAIKRGTGELEGVNYEEIMYEGYAPAGVAMYISTLTDNKNRTTADIRHILSKYGGNLAESGSVAWQFERKGIINVKKEAVADGDEFMMSAIDAGADDIKEDDEGYEVVTAPENLLKVVDALKSAGYEIESYENTFVPKMTVHVTGKDAEKVLQVISLIEDLDDVQEVYANFDIDDEELEEIMSRIG; encoded by the coding sequence ATGTCTGGACATAATAAGTGGGCCAACATTAAGCACAGAAAGGCGGCCCAGGATAGCAAACGTTCTGCAGAATTCACAAAGGTTATAAGGGAGCTTACCGTTGCGGCAAGAACCGGTGGTGGAGATCCAAACATGAACCCAAGGCTTAGGACCGCCATAGATAAGGCCCGACAGGTCAACATGCCCAAGGACACAATCGAAAGAGCCATAAAACGTGGAACTGGTGAGTTAGAAGGAGTAAACTACGAGGAAATAATGTACGAAGGTTACGCGCCGGCAGGAGTTGCCATGTACATTTCAACTCTTACCGACAACAAAAACAGAACCACTGCTGATATAAGACACATTCTTTCCAAATACGGTGGCAACCTTGCAGAATCCGGAAGTGTTGCTTGGCAATTCGAAAGAAAAGGCATCATAAACGTGAAAAAAGAAGCCGTGGCAGATGGTGACGAATTTATGATGAGCGCCATCGATGCAGGTGCCGATGACATCAAGGAAGACGATGAAGGATATGAAGTTGTCACAGCCCCTGAAAATCTTCTAAAAGTTGTCGATGCTTTAAAGAGCGCTGGGTACGAAATTGAATCGTACGAAAACACGTTCGTTCCAAAGATGACAGTTCATGTAACCGGAAAAGATGCGGAAAAAGTCTTACAAGTTATAAGCCTTATAGAAGATCTGGATGACGTTCAGGAAGTTTACGCCAACTTCGATATAGACGATGAAGAATTGGAAGAAATAATGTCAAGAATCGGATAA
- a CDS encoding PHP domain-containing protein has translation MLKKVDLHFHSNHSDGSLSVPEVLELVARSNVELAALTDHDTIKGVPEAFEVAKKLGLSLLSGVEISTMYEDGEVHILGYDFDVDDEEFNTFLNKRFESRANKVVKIVSKLNAMGYDITFDDVLSQSPGPFVGRVNVAKTLMEKGYIKHVKDAFTDKLIGDKGAAYVAPDGLSPKEAIEKIHNAGGIAVVAHPGLYRSPHKYGLKEEDILRMVEWGLDGVEAYHSKHTYSISKYYHKLAMIHGLLVTVGSDYHYGIYPIEFINVPREVVFELMKFFERRQGLQVSKKSR, from the coding sequence ATGCTGAAAAAGGTTGACTTACATTTTCACAGCAATCATTCGGATGGCTCTTTAAGCGTCCCAGAAGTTTTGGAATTGGTAGCGCGGTCAAATGTAGAATTGGCTGCGCTTACTGATCATGATACGATAAAAGGCGTACCGGAAGCTTTTGAAGTTGCAAAGAAACTTGGGCTTTCTCTTTTAAGTGGAGTGGAAATTTCCACGATGTACGAAGATGGGGAAGTTCACATTTTAGGATACGATTTCGATGTTGACGATGAAGAATTCAACACGTTTTTAAACAAAAGGTTCGAATCCAGGGCCAACAAAGTGGTAAAAATCGTGAGCAAACTTAACGCTATGGGATACGATATAACTTTTGACGATGTGCTATCGCAATCACCGGGTCCTTTCGTGGGAAGGGTGAATGTGGCAAAAACTTTGATGGAAAAAGGATACATAAAGCACGTCAAAGATGCATTCACGGATAAACTCATAGGGGACAAGGGAGCTGCTTACGTTGCGCCGGATGGCCTTTCTCCGAAAGAAGCCATCGAAAAAATTCACAACGCTGGTGGAATTGCCGTTGTAGCCCATCCCGGTCTGTATAGAAGCCCTCATAAATACGGATTAAAAGAAGAAGACATACTTCGGATGGTTGAATGGGGGTTGGATGGTGTTGAAGCTTACCACTCTAAGCACACTTATTCAATTTCAAAATATTACCACAAATTGGCAATGATACACGGTTTGCTAGTCACGGTTGGAAGCGATTATCATTACGGCATCTATCCAATAGAATTCATAAACGTTCCGCGTGAAGTCGTATTCGAGCTGATGAAATTCTTTGAAAGGAGACAAGGCCTTCAAGTTAGCAAAAAATCACGGTAA
- a CDS encoding CheR family methyltransferase produces the protein MLDNESFMKFADAIRRKLNFDMSGYKLERMKRRVDFLIRKYGFEDYSDYLKILDGDPSKQREFFDRITINVTEFFRNPDKWEKFKRYIAEEMKVTPRGTIWSAGCASGEEPYSVAIMLEEMNASPINYKVLASDLDPNILEVAKKGIYDQRSLVNIKESLRDKYFKKLDDGRYQVVDKIKERVTFRRQNLLSDPFEKNLMAILCRNVVIYFEMEAKEKLYKKFADALKPGGILFVGGTERIFNSRKINLEPVEPFFYKKALT, from the coding sequence ATGTTGGACAACGAATCGTTCATGAAATTCGCAGACGCTATAAGAAGAAAATTGAACTTCGATATGTCTGGGTACAAATTGGAGAGAATGAAGAGGAGAGTGGATTTTCTCATAAGAAAATACGGCTTTGAGGATTACAGTGATTATTTGAAAATCCTGGACGGCGATCCTTCAAAGCAAAGAGAATTCTTCGACAGGATCACGATAAACGTCACGGAATTTTTCAGAAATCCCGACAAATGGGAAAAATTTAAACGTTACATCGCAGAAGAAATGAAAGTAACGCCACGTGGAACCATTTGGAGTGCGGGGTGTGCAAGTGGAGAAGAGCCGTACTCTGTAGCCATAATGTTGGAGGAAATGAACGCTTCTCCAATTAATTATAAAGTGTTAGCCTCTGATCTGGATCCAAATATCCTTGAAGTTGCGAAGAAGGGAATTTACGATCAGAGATCCTTGGTTAACATAAAAGAATCGTTGAGAGATAAATACTTCAAAAAACTGGATGATGGTCGTTACCAAGTTGTGGATAAAATTAAAGAGCGAGTGACTTTTCGAAGGCAAAATTTGCTTTCCGATCCATTTGAAAAGAATTTGATGGCCATATTGTGCAGAAACGTCGTCATATATTTCGAAATGGAAGCTAAAGAAAAGTTGTACAAAAAATTCGCAGATGCTTTGAAACCAGGAGGAATACTTTTCGTCGGTGGAACAGAAAGGATATTCAACAGTCGCAAGATTAATTTGGAACCTGTAGAACCATTTTTCTACAAAAAAGCTTTGACCTGA
- the lspA gene encoding signal peptidase II encodes MATVIASDQITKYLIETHMHLWQSVVVIKNVLNLTYAKNKGMGFSVFQSNPKLVEYLVIPTIIVLVAFSILWKDKKDWFFELSMGLIIGGAFSNALNRLISGTVTDFIQLPYWPIFNVADSCVVAGAIGIGIYFLKREKKVGKD; translated from the coding sequence ATGGCAACGGTAATCGCTTCTGATCAGATAACCAAATATCTGATAGAAACTCACATGCACCTTTGGCAATCTGTGGTTGTAATAAAAAACGTTTTGAATCTGACGTATGCCAAAAACAAGGGAATGGGTTTTAGCGTGTTTCAAAGTAATCCAAAGCTCGTGGAGTATTTGGTAATTCCGACAATCATCGTTCTAGTGGCGTTTTCAATCTTATGGAAAGATAAAAAAGATTGGTTTTTTGAGCTTTCCATGGGACTGATAATCGGTGGCGCGTTTTCCAACGCTTTAAACAGGTTAATATCCGGAACGGTGACTGACTTCATTCAGTTGCCATATTGGCCTATCTTCAATGTGGCAGATTCGTGTGTCGTTGCAGGTGCAATAGGGATAGGCATTTATTTTTTGAAGAGAGAGAAAAAAGTTGGAAAAGATTGA
- a CDS encoding RluA family pseudouridine synthase, whose product MEKIELKVTTREAGRRIDVALMEFAPPHTSRTVIQNLIKMGKVTVNSNPTKPSYKLKDGDFVEAVFPPPEMPIIPAEEIPLSVIYEDEHIIVINKQAGLVTHPTVKKTTGTLVNALLWRFKKDNGQPFIVHRLDKDTSGVILVAKDPETQRLLSAQFKARKTRKVYLALVEGTPLEKKGEINAPIARNPQVRTRMDILSWGRNAVSRYETLKTFKMWSLLKIRILTGRTHQIRVHMKHIGHPVVGDQIYGIKPAYPLEWVKRQLLHAAILEINHPFTNEPMRFVAPLADDFKKALKEIATEGEKDVR is encoded by the coding sequence TTGGAAAAGATTGAACTTAAAGTTACAACTCGTGAAGCTGGAAGAAGAATAGACGTAGCTTTAATGGAATTTGCACCTCCACACACTTCCAGAACTGTCATTCAAAACTTAATAAAGATGGGGAAAGTCACGGTAAATTCAAATCCAACAAAACCGTCTTACAAGTTGAAAGACGGGGATTTTGTGGAAGCCGTCTTTCCGCCACCTGAAATGCCGATCATTCCAGCCGAAGAAATTCCGTTGAGCGTAATATACGAAGATGAGCATATTATAGTGATAAATAAGCAAGCTGGCCTTGTCACTCATCCAACCGTTAAGAAAACCACTGGAACGCTTGTCAATGCTTTGTTATGGAGATTTAAAAAAGACAACGGGCAGCCTTTTATCGTTCATAGGCTGGACAAAGATACATCCGGTGTTATTTTAGTCGCAAAGGATCCAGAAACCCAAAGGCTTCTTTCAGCCCAGTTCAAGGCAAGAAAGACAAGAAAAGTGTACTTGGCGCTTGTTGAAGGTACACCCTTGGAAAAAAAAGGTGAAATAAACGCACCCATTGCCAGAAATCCGCAAGTGAGAACGAGGATGGACATATTAAGTTGGGGAAGAAACGCGGTAAGCAGATATGAAACTTTGAAAACGTTCAAAATGTGGAGTCTTTTAAAGATAAGAATATTAACTGGCAGGACACATCAGATAAGGGTTCACATGAAACATATAGGCCATCCCGTTGTGGGAGATCAGATATATGGGATTAAGCCGGCATATCCTCTGGAATGGGTGAAAAGGCAGTTGCTCCATGCAGCTATTTTAGAAATTAATCACCCATTCACAAATGAGCCGATGAGATTTGTGGCCCCTTTGGCCGACGATTTTAAAAAAGCGTTAAAAGAGATAGCCACTGAAGGAGAAAAAGATGTTCGGTAG
- a CDS encoding site-2 protease family protein has translation MFGRMFFIQALGATPGVLIAITIHEFFHGLSAYWCGDDTAKKAGRLSLNPIKHLDPIGTLTLIFFHFGWARPVPVNFWKFKHLKRDTVLVSIAGPLSNLVAGFVTEAIFIKTGFYQYARYSPLLFNIFPNMSASPYISYLADVTAWFILINYVLFIFNLIPVPPLDGAKVLMAFLPSKYMNWMLKYEMYGTIILLVLIFFGIVNVILNPALVWVLNVTARLFAM, from the coding sequence ATGTTCGGTAGAATGTTTTTCATCCAAGCATTAGGTGCCACACCAGGCGTGTTAATAGCCATAACAATTCATGAGTTTTTCCATGGACTAAGCGCTTATTGGTGCGGTGATGACACGGCAAAAAAAGCAGGTAGGTTATCTTTAAATCCGATAAAACACCTAGATCCCATAGGAACGCTAACGCTCATCTTTTTTCATTTTGGTTGGGCACGACCCGTGCCAGTGAATTTCTGGAAGTTCAAGCATCTGAAAAGGGATACGGTACTTGTTTCAATAGCCGGCCCTCTTTCAAACCTTGTAGCTGGATTTGTAACAGAGGCCATATTCATAAAAACGGGATTTTATCAATACGCAAGGTACTCTCCCCTTCTTTTCAACATCTTTCCAAACATGAGTGCCAGCCCTTACATTTCTTATTTGGCAGACGTCACGGCTTGGTTTATCTTGATCAACTACGTTTTGTTCATTTTTAATTTGATCCCCGTTCCTCCATTGGATGGTGCAAAAGTTTTAATGGCCTTTTTACCAAGTAAATACATGAATTGGATGTTAAAATATGAGATGTACGGTACGATAATATTGTTGGTTCTGATTTTTTTTGGCATAGTTAATGTTATACTCAATCCAGCACTTGTATGGGTGTTAAATGTAACTGCACGGCTTTTTGCAATGTGA
- a CDS encoding HD-GYP domain-containing protein codes for MKSDIKVYVPDELEDLKKSIDLMANLSDEDEADVIFSEFPIKSDKPLCIKSEGGFDVLYGTAKTHIPSADPLLAMGVGLSLQMGFKEMFVSKIRMRSMISRMLQSFIVNSEVEDAHGLSHSERVTKLVEKFAPTLGIVGDELDLLREYSMLHDVGKIGLEQLMLYTPTRMRMWLHDGTDHTVVGSIFLATTLVLDDAAPIARSHHEKWNGQGYPDGLKGEEIPYYARLIGICDFYDEALNTVSSEILGRPLGKNEVVELIEKEAGESFDPVLAKKFVDFIRKENTLE; via the coding sequence TTGAAGAGTGATATAAAAGTTTACGTACCAGATGAATTGGAAGATTTAAAAAAATCTATAGATTTAATGGCAAATTTATCCGATGAAGATGAAGCAGACGTCATCTTTTCCGAATTCCCAATAAAAAGTGATAAACCTCTTTGTATAAAAAGTGAAGGTGGCTTTGATGTCCTTTACGGAACGGCAAAAACTCATATTCCAAGTGCTGACCCGTTGTTGGCGATGGGAGTAGGGCTTTCACTTCAAATGGGATTCAAAGAGATGTTTGTGTCCAAAATTAGAATGCGTTCGATGATAAGCCGTATGCTTCAAAGTTTTATAGTCAACAGCGAAGTGGAAGATGCCCATGGTTTAAGCCATTCCGAGCGGGTAACTAAATTGGTGGAAAAATTCGCGCCAACGCTTGGCATCGTTGGAGATGAACTCGATCTGCTGCGAGAATATTCGATGCTTCACGATGTGGGAAAAATAGGACTTGAACAACTCATGTTGTATACCCCAACCAGAATGAGAATGTGGTTGCACGATGGAACAGATCATACCGTTGTGGGTTCGATATTTCTCGCAACAACTCTGGTGCTGGATGATGCGGCACCGATAGCACGCAGTCACCATGAAAAATGGAACGGTCAAGGGTATCCAGATGGCTTAAAAGGAGAAGAAATACCTTATTATGCCAGGTTAATAGGCATATGCGACTTCTACGATGAAGCTTTAAACACCGTTTCGTCTGAAATACTTGGCAGGCCTTTGGGGAAAAATGAGGTTGTTGAGCTGATAGAAAAAGAAGCAGGGGAATCGTTTGATCCCGTATTGGCAAAGAAATTCGTGGATTTTATTAGAAAAGAGAACACTTTAGAATAA
- a CDS encoding ROK family protein, translated as MKVLGIDLGGTNVAMAVVNENGEILVRKTIETKVQEGFEKVVERISKAANEIISEVGGVSKIGIGSPGSIDHKNGLVRFSPNFPGWINVPLSKEIEKRTGVGVTLENDANAFVMGEKWFGKGKGYTDIIGITLGTGVGGGVITGGMLLRGHKGIGAELGHVVVDPNGYPCGCGNHGCLETIASATGISRLAREWKERYPNSIISEFTAKAVMDAARQGDPLGVKVLEIVSQALGIALGSLIHIFNPQLIVIGGGVSRAGDVLLSAVKKRTRENVMRSFWDTYEIVLSDLVDDAGIFGAASMGFEEIKS; from the coding sequence ATGAAAGTACTAGGAATAGATTTAGGTGGAACCAACGTTGCAATGGCCGTTGTAAACGAAAATGGCGAAATACTCGTAAGAAAAACCATCGAAACTAAAGTTCAAGAAGGTTTTGAAAAAGTGGTAGAAAGAATATCAAAAGCGGCCAACGAGATAATAAGCGAAGTTGGAGGCGTTTCAAAAATCGGAATAGGCTCTCCCGGTTCCATAGATCACAAAAATGGGCTTGTGAGATTTTCGCCAAATTTTCCAGGGTGGATAAACGTTCCGCTTTCCAAGGAAATAGAAAAGAGAACAGGCGTGGGTGTAACGCTTGAAAACGATGCCAACGCTTTTGTCATGGGTGAAAAGTGGTTTGGTAAAGGAAAAGGTTACACGGATATAATAGGCATCACACTTGGAACGGGTGTAGGTGGAGGAGTTATAACAGGAGGCATGCTTTTGCGTGGCCATAAAGGCATAGGCGCAGAACTCGGACACGTGGTCGTAGATCCCAACGGATATCCTTGCGGATGTGGGAACCATGGATGTCTTGAAACCATCGCTTCGGCTACCGGCATTTCCCGCTTGGCAAGGGAGTGGAAAGAAAGATATCCGAATAGCATTATATCGGAATTTACCGCCAAAGCGGTGATGGACGCTGCACGCCAAGGCGATCCTTTGGGGGTTAAAGTGTTGGAAATAGTCTCCCAAGCTCTTGGTATAGCCCTTGGAAGTCTCATACACATTTTTAACCCACAATTAATAGTGATCGGCGGGGGTGTTTCCCGCGCGGGTGATGTATTGCTATCGGCGGTTAAGAAACGTACACGCGAAAACGTCATGAGATCCTTCTGGGACACTTACGAAATAGTCCTCAGCGATCTAGTTGACGATGCCGGAATATTTGGGGCCGCATCGATGGGTTTTGAGGAAATAAAGAGTTAG
- a CDS encoding DUF4203 domain-containing protein yields MSMNELYHLAVEYWPVALLIGFALAFFGYYLLRTSLAIVGFIAGLYGGQMLWQAMISQHALNISPSNMSMIHMVVVIIIAFLATTLFIAFYKFAIFLAGFLAGGFVVYYFYSWIISTFNIKITIANNPNLVGLSVFLIFGVIVGLVTLMSERKAVGIALAALGALIVAYSAMIPLSGYFKVDPRNIVQSLSDGQHMWMLTIFVSIFLGVSIFAVSFQVGRKKKKKGENG; encoded by the coding sequence ATGTCTATGAATGAGCTTTATCACCTTGCCGTTGAGTACTGGCCAGTCGCCTTGTTAATCGGATTTGCTTTGGCTTTCTTTGGCTACTACCTTTTGAGAACATCTTTGGCCATAGTAGGGTTTATTGCAGGCCTTTACGGTGGACAGATGCTATGGCAAGCCATGATCTCCCAGCACGCTCTTAACATCTCTCCATCCAATATGAGCATGATTCACATGGTTGTCGTGATCATCATCGCTTTTTTAGCCACAACACTTTTCATAGCGTTTTACAAATTTGCCATTTTCCTGGCTGGTTTTTTGGCTGGTGGATTCGTTGTTTACTATTTTTACAGTTGGATAATCAGTACTTTTAACATCAAGATCACGATCGCCAACAATCCCAACCTTGTGGGTTTATCCGTCTTCTTGATCTTCGGTGTAATAGTTGGCCTTGTAACTTTGATGAGTGAAAGAAAGGCGGTTGGGATAGCGTTGGCGGCGTTGGGTGCCCTTATCGTTGCGTATTCCGCTATGATACCACTTTCAGGATATTTCAAAGTTGACCCCAGGAACATAGTGCAATCTTTGTCGGATGGGCAGCACATGTGGATGCTCACCATTTTTGTCTCGATATTCCTTGGAGTTTCAATTTTTGCCGTGAGCTTTCAAGTTGGGCGAAAAAAGAAAAAAAAGGGTGAAAATGGGTGA
- the murA gene encoding UDP-N-acetylglucosamine 1-carboxyvinyltransferase → MRAAIIGETKVRGEVEVGGAKNASLPILAAVLVNSKNINLKRLPSLADVDEMLKLLSASGVKILRKDDIFSFSYSELKGDLSDIPSKIRASILLLGPLALKTGKAVLSYPGGCNIGKRPIDIHIQGLKKLGFTVDVEEEFIKAEFLKAPKEVNIKLPFPSVGATEHLMITSSMMSETTVCLSNCAMEPEIVDLQRFLNSMGAKIDGAGTPNIKIKGVSSFSNVDFKIMGDRIEAGTYIILSLIANGSLIINGIDRKFLNYVDFFQRIGAQVETEKSRIIVKPSKITSFKISTAPYPGFPTDLQPQTTVLACKANGNSIIMENIFENRFGHVEELIKMGAAIKRNGNIIEVKGPKKFKAARLIGKDLRETAAVTLAAIIAEGKSTIENFDILFRGYEKIAEKLQNIGVNIIL, encoded by the coding sequence GTGAGAGCAGCGATAATTGGAGAAACAAAAGTAAGGGGAGAGGTAGAGGTTGGAGGAGCGAAAAACGCCTCTCTTCCCATTTTGGCTGCGGTTTTGGTGAATTCAAAAAATATCAACTTAAAGAGATTGCCATCGCTTGCTGACGTTGACGAGATGTTGAAATTGTTATCCGCAAGCGGTGTGAAAATTCTTCGTAAAGACGATATTTTTTCTTTTTCTTATTCAGAACTAAAAGGCGATCTCAGTGATATTCCCTCCAAGATAAGAGCTTCTATTCTATTACTTGGCCCCCTTGCTCTAAAAACTGGAAAAGCTGTGCTTTCGTATCCCGGGGGATGTAACATAGGAAAAAGGCCAATAGACATCCACATTCAAGGATTGAAAAAACTGGGGTTTACCGTAGATGTCGAAGAAGAATTCATAAAAGCGGAATTTTTGAAAGCTCCGAAGGAGGTTAACATAAAACTACCTTTCCCCAGTGTTGGAGCCACCGAGCATTTGATGATAACATCTTCCATGATGTCAGAAACGACGGTATGCCTTTCAAATTGTGCTATGGAACCTGAAATTGTAGATCTACAAAGATTTCTAAATTCAATGGGTGCAAAGATAGATGGAGCGGGGACGCCAAATATCAAAATAAAAGGCGTCTCATCTTTTTCAAATGTGGATTTCAAAATAATGGGAGATAGGATAGAAGCGGGTACGTACATAATTCTCTCTTTAATAGCAAATGGCAGCTTGATTATCAACGGAATAGACAGAAAATTCTTGAATTATGTGGATTTTTTTCAAAGGATAGGTGCACAGGTCGAAACGGAGAAGTCCCGCATCATTGTTAAACCTTCGAAAATTACCAGCTTTAAAATTTCAACGGCACCATATCCAGGCTTCCCCACAGATCTTCAGCCACAGACAACGGTTTTGGCATGTAAGGCGAACGGAAATTCCATCATCATGGAAAACATATTTGAAAACAGGTTTGGCCACGTTGAAGAGCTCATAAAAATGGGGGCAGCTATAAAAAGAAATGGAAATATCATAGAAGTAAAAGGGCCCAAAAAGTTCAAGGCTGCACGCCTAATCGGAAAAGATCTAAGAGAAACGGCTGCCGTAACTTTGGCAGCCATAATTGCTGAAGGAAAAAGCACAATAGAAAATTTTGACATTCTCTTCAGAGGATACGAAAAAATAGCGGAAAAACTTCAAAACATCGGTGTGAATATCATCCTTTAA
- a CDS encoding aldo/keto reductase, whose amino-acid sequence MEYRKVGKWGIKISELGLGSWLTFGNQLDVENAQKCIREAFEHGINFFDTAEAYANGMAEFILGQILKEFRRDDLVVTTKIFWGGKGPNKTGLSKKHFIEGVRNSLKRLELDYVDIVYCHRPDPDTPIEETIFAIDQVLRNGWALYWGTSEWTADQIEKAHKVCDELHVMHPIVEQPGYSLLRREKVEKEFSALYDKYGMGLTTFSPLASGLLSGKYNDGIPVGSRLDRFPQVREWMEKDGLLSDSTFKKIRALAEVADSIGATLAQFSLAWILKNPHVSSVILGVSKVEQLEENLKALDVKERITDEVMKKVDEILKD is encoded by the coding sequence ATGGAATACCGCAAAGTGGGAAAATGGGGGATAAAAATAAGTGAATTGGGACTTGGTTCGTGGCTTACTTTCGGCAATCAGCTTGATGTGGAAAATGCTCAGAAGTGTATAAGGGAAGCTTTTGAACATGGGATTAATTTCTTTGACACTGCTGAAGCTTACGCCAATGGAATGGCTGAATTCATATTGGGGCAAATATTGAAGGAATTCAGAAGAGACGATCTTGTCGTAACCACCAAGATATTTTGGGGTGGAAAAGGACCAAACAAAACAGGCTTATCCAAAAAGCATTTCATAGAGGGCGTGAGAAATTCTTTGAAGAGACTGGAACTCGATTACGTCGATATAGTTTACTGCCATAGGCCAGATCCAGATACGCCGATTGAGGAGACGATTTTTGCCATAGATCAAGTTTTGAGAAACGGTTGGGCACTTTATTGGGGAACATCCGAATGGACTGCAGACCAGATAGAAAAAGCCCACAAGGTGTGTGATGAGCTGCACGTCATGCATCCAATAGTGGAACAGCCTGGTTACAGCCTTTTGAGAAGAGAAAAAGTGGAGAAAGAATTTTCTGCTCTTTACGATAAATACGGCATGGGTCTTACCACTTTTAGCCCTTTGGCTTCTGGATTGCTCAGTGGAAAGTACAATGATGGCATTCCGGTGGGCAGCAGGCTTGATAGATTTCCACAAGTTAGAGAATGGATGGAAAAGGATGGTCTTCTTAGCGATTCGACGTTCAAGAAAATACGCGCACTCGCCGAAGTGGCCGATTCGATAGGCGCCACGTTAGCCCAATTTTCGTTGGCGTGGATTTTAAAGAATCCACATGTGAGCAGTGTCATATTGGGAGTTAGCAAAGTAGAGCAATTGGAAGAGAATTTGAAAGCGTTGGATGTAAAAGAACGGATAACGGATGAAGTGATGAAAAAAGTCGATGAAATTCTTAAAGATTAA
- a CDS encoding DMT family transporter: MQEKKKGLLEMFFATLIWGSIPVFSVWCALPSPIFVFFRVLFAFPFVFLYSVKNLGIKEFFRFRPFTPLLFSGIALSLNWILFFWAIQLTNVASAVILYYLGPIFTIVLAVIFLKEPFGKILFGATLLAFVGAVLTFVPNMNVAVFQKTFFGLVIAFLSGLFYALLGFISKIGVKYHSAMKLTTYQIFISVFFTMPFVLFIHFKLTPFTIILLIITGLVHTALALFLWYDSLNYIKVTVASIFSYLDPVFAIILSFAFLHQSPTFFQISGGTLITISGIMVSLRERRTSS, encoded by the coding sequence ATGCAAGAAAAGAAAAAAGGCTTACTTGAGATGTTTTTTGCAACACTCATATGGGGTTCTATCCCGGTTTTCTCTGTGTGGTGTGCACTTCCTTCGCCAATATTTGTTTTTTTTAGAGTGCTTTTTGCCTTTCCGTTTGTTTTCTTGTATTCTGTTAAGAATTTAGGCATCAAAGAATTTTTCAGGTTCAGGCCCTTTACACCTCTACTTTTTTCAGGAATCGCCCTCTCTTTGAATTGGATTTTGTTTTTTTGGGCAATTCAGCTTACGAACGTTGCAAGTGCAGTTATACTTTACTATCTTGGTCCAATTTTTACGATTGTCTTGGCTGTGATTTTTCTCAAAGAACCTTTTGGGAAAATCCTTTTTGGGGCCACGTTACTTGCTTTTGTGGGGGCTGTGTTAACGTTCGTACCCAACATGAATGTAGCAGTTTTTCAAAAGACATTTTTTGGACTCGTTATAGCCTTTCTTTCCGGACTCTTTTACGCTTTACTCGGTTTTATCTCAAAAATAGGCGTTAAATACCATTCCGCAATGAAACTCACGACATACCAAATATTCATCTCCGTGTTTTTTACCATGCCTTTCGTCTTGTTCATTCACTTCAAGCTCACTCCGTTCACTATCATTCTCCTCATCATAACCGGTTTGGTACATACGGCACTTGCACTTTTCTTGTGGTACGACAGCCTTAATTACATCAAAGTGACGGTGGCGTCTATATTCTCATACCTTGATCCGGTTTTCGCGATTATTCTAAGTTTTGCGTTTCTTCACCAGAGTCCAACATTCTTTCAAATATCTGGGGGGACACTCATCACAATATCAGGAATCATGGTCTCCTTAAGAGAAAGAAGGACGTCTTCGTAG